TTGGGACCAAGAACAGATAATTATAACTGCATTGCCTATTCTGTTGATGAAACATCATGGTGGTATAATAAAGTTTATACTGTACCTGGAACTAACATTAAAGGCATAGATCAGGAATTTGGTGATAATGATGGAAATTTTGAGATAGAAGATTTAGACAAATTTTACCTAATAAAGAAAGGATGGAAGCCTATTGCTTTAGGACCGGAAGATGCAGAAGCAATGTATTATTCAGGTTACCATGCTGCAAGACGAAGAAGATGTACTTGTGGGTTAGGCAAATGGATCATGTATCAAAGTAAGTGTGGAGAAGAAGAAGCAATAGAGCATGTTTGGGATCAACTAAATGGATCGGATTATGGTCAACCTATACGATACTATAAGTGAAAAGGAGGTTGTTAAATAAATGAGGAAATTAAAGATTATCGTATTGTCCGTAACTATCAGTTTGTTAGGATTTATGGCATTTCGCTTGGGTGGACAACAAAGATTAATGGATAGGACGACTAAGGAATTCTATCTCCAACGAATTGCCGAATGGTTTAAGGAAATGCAAGATGTCTTCATAGGAAAATGGTTTAGTTCGGAAATAGATGAAGAACAGTTAAGAAAGATCCATGAATTGAATAAGAAACTCTTAACTCCATTAGGACCACAAGTTTTACCTTATTTAATTATTGTAACTCAAGTAAATCATATAATAGGATCACCAATACATAGTATCACTAAGTTCTTACCACACAATATCGTGTTGAGTCGCAAACCTCGTAATCTTCTGTCAACTACAGAAGAATTCCCCGAGGTAGTTGAGAAGAATGTAAGTTATGATGCTCGCAAGGTATGGCTATTGTGGTGGGTAGAAGGAGAACGGCGGACACTTCAATGGTTTACTGATCGTTACGGCAAATGGTTGGTAGCCAGAAAGCAAGGCGATGCCCAGAAGACTAAAGCGATGTATCAAAAGCTTTTGGACATTGGTATTGCTGCCATCCCTTTGTGGCTTGAGAAATTGCAAAGTGAGCAAGATGAAAGCATAAGACAGGAAATCATGAAAGCTCTTTCATACCTGACGGATGGGGAAGTGAATTTGAACATGTCACCTCAAGAGTGCCTGAATTGGTGGGAAGCAAATAGGGAAAGATGGACA
The sequence above is a segment of the Candidatus Culexarchaeum yellowstonense genome. Coding sequences within it:
- a CDS encoding HEAT repeat domain-containing protein, with protein sequence MRKLKIIVLSVTISLLGFMAFRLGGQQRLMDRTTKEFYLQRIAEWFKEMQDVFIGKWFSSEIDEEQLRKIHELNKKLLTPLGPQVLPYLIIVTQVNHIIGSPIHSITKFLPHNIVLSRKPRNLLSTTEEFPEVVEKNVSYDARKVWLLWWVEGERRTLQWFTDRYGKWLVARKQGDAQKTKAMYQKLLDIGIAAIPLWLEKLQSEQDESIRQEIMKALSYLTDGEVNLNMSPQECLNWWEANRERWTIPFPKSKKEFLKWLEREGWEEQMLSIPSVITISRLEDEEAIDVLIRFLRHPNPLVRGTSLGRIMILFGEQLPKE